In Argonema galeatum A003/A1, the sequence CATAACTTCCCTCTCGATTTGGCTGCTGGTGTTGCTGCTCCTGTGGCTATGACTGCTCCTGCTATCAATGGTTAATTTTCTCTCTAGCTAACTAACAAAAGGCGCTCTCCTAATTGGAGGGCGCTTTTTTTTTAATAAAATGGCGGGAGAAGTCCAACTAAGGTGCAAAACTCTTAGTTAAGAGCGATCGCTCTTGGGACTAGCAGCATTTTCCGTCATCGGTTTGCTCGTCCGTTCTTCGATATCCTCAAGAGTTTGGAGTACCAAGCGTTTAGCCTGCAAACTCCAGCCCAATTTTTGCAATGCGATCGCTAAAACGGTTCCTACAACTGTGGCGATATAGTCGGCTGGTTGGGAGAGGGCGATACCCAGTAGCAGTCCCAGTCCTGCAATACCCCAGAATGGCAAAGCGACAGTCTGACGCTGTTTTTCCACCAGTAGGCTCAAGAAATCTTTTGGCATTTCGGCGACTAATGTTTCTTTGACCTGTCGTTGTTCTGCTACAGTAACGGATAAACCTATTTTTTGGCGGAGTTTTTCAATTTTACGGGCATCGGTACTGTACTGGGTCAGTTCATCCTCTGCCATGAGAATTAGGCGTTCGTATTGTCCCATCTTTGACTTTGATGCTACGTATTTCAGTCTAGGGGTTTTAGACCGCCAAATGATAGTGCCGCTACGCGGAAGTCACTCATTCACTCATTCACTCATTCAAAAATCTTTTGAGTGTCAGGCATTTAACTACTTGTGAACTGGTGAGTTATTTCTGCTGCGCTGCATTAAAAGTGTAAGATCTGCAAATAACAGCCACAGTCAGATATGTTAATTTTTGCAGCAAACCAAAAACGCGCCTACGCCCTAGATGCCTTGCGTGGATTCGCCGTTTTAGCAATGATCTTATCGGGTACGATCGCATACCGCATCTTACCCGCCTGGATGTATCACGCCCAAGAACCGCCGCCAACCCACACCTACAATCCTAATCTCCCCGGTTTAACCTGGGTCGATCTCGTATTTCCATTGTTTTTATTTTCAATGGGTGCAGCCATACCCCTAGCATTATCTCGTCGCCTTGCCAAAAAAGTTTCTTACCCAGAACTTATTTTACACATCCTTAAAAGAGGATTTTTCTTAGCAACATTCGCCATAGTTCTTCAGCATCTACGGCCAACCATCATCAGCCAAGACCCTACTCCAGAAAAATGGTGGATTGCTTTATGGGGATTTTTAATATTATTTTTCATGTTTGTACGTTTGCCAGATTCATTGCCAAAATGGCATCGCACAGCAATTCCAATTATAGCATGGATATCTGCGATCGTACTTCTGTCTCAACTGCGATATCGGGATGGCGGCGGATTTTCACTCGATCGTAGCGATATTATCCTTATTGTTCTGGCAAATACCGCTGTCTTTAGCTCCCTAATTTGGCTGTTTACTAAGTTTAACTTGCGGCTGCGTCTGGGAGTTTTGGGCTTATTACTAGCTTTGCGTTTGTCAGCTACCGTTAGTGGCAGTTGGATTGCTCAACTTTGGTCAGCTTCTCCCGTACCTTGGCTCTTCCAATTTGCGTATTTGTCCTATTTGTTTGTGGTGATTCCCGGCACCATTGCTGGCGATTTGATTTTATCGTGGATACAAAATACAACACCTGCGGAGGTAGGCGGAAGCGCTCGAATTATTGAGCAGCAAGAATTATCGATTACCCCCCCTCTGCAATGGGAAATAAATCGTTTTTATACCATTATTGTGTTGATATTGGCTAACTGTTCGGTGCTGCTGATTGGATTGCAAGGTAGATGGGTATGGCAAACAACGTTATTGAGCGCTGTACTTTGTTGGGCTGGTTGGTTTTTATTTACTAAACCAACTAATGAAACAGAATACTTAATCAAAATGTTGTATAACTGGGGCGTTTACTGGCTGGGGGTCGGCTTACTCTTTGAACCTTTTCAAGGAGGGATTAAAAAAGATCCATCAACTTTGAGTTACTATTTTGTAACCACTGGTATGGCTTTTTTTATCTTAATTTTATTTACAATAATTATAGATGTTCTTAACCAACGAAAATGGGTACAGTTATTAATTGATAACGGTCAGAATCCCATGATTGCCTATGTGGGATTTGCCAATCTAGTTTGGCCTATTCTAGTTTTAACTGGAGTTGATGCGTGGGTTATACAAAATACCAAAACTCAGTTACTTGGCTTCTTTAAAGGGATTGTTTATACTCTGCTGGTAGCGTGTATTGTTAGTTTGTTTACCAGACTGAAACTATTCTGGAGAACTTAGCGAATTTGTCAGGATTACACTACCCTGATGTTACTACAGTTTTGACTTTGACAAAAATGAGCTATTTGGAAACCGCTGCGGAATTTTACAGTGAAGTGGCACAAACGCCCCAAATTGGTTTGTGTTGTGTCCAAAGCAGTCCTTTGCAACTGCCGGGACTCAAGATTCCCTCTCAGATGCAGGAGATGAACTACGGGTGCGGCACTACCGTGCATCCAACAGAACTTGCAGGTGAGCCAACTGTGCTGTATGTGGGCGTCGGCGGCGGTTTGGAAGCGTTGCAGTTTGCTTACTTTTCTCGCCGTCCTAGTGGTATAATTGCTGTCGATCCAGTTGCCGCGATGCGTGAGGCTGCGGCCTGTAATTTAGCGATCGCATCCGAAAAAAATCTCTGGTTCGATCGCAGTTTTGTCGAAATTCGGGAAGGCGACGCATTTGCCCTGCCGGTTCCAGACGCTTCTGTGGATGTAGTCGCTCAAAATTGCCTGTTTAATATCTTTGAGCCCGCTGACCTCGCCAAAGCCCTCCAGGAAGCCTTCCGAGTCCTAAAACCGGGTGGAAGGCTGTTGATGAGCGATCCGATCGCTACTCGTCCGATTCCAGAACATCTGCGAAAAGACGATCGCTTGCGGGCAATGTGTCTCTCTGGCGCTTTAACATATCAAGAGTATATCCAACATCTCGTCGATGTTGGCTTCGGTCAAGTAGAAATTCGCGCCCGTCGTCCATATCGACTTCTGGACTGCCAGAATTATCATCTGGAAGCACCTTTGCTCTTGGAAAGTCTTGATTGTGTCTCTTTTAAAGTGCTAATGCCAGAAGATGGCCCTTGTATTTTCACTGGCAAAACGGCGATTTATGCTGGCACCGAAGAGTTTTTTGATGACTCGGCTGGACATATCCTCCAGCGCGGTATCCCAGCAGCTGTGTGCGATAAGACTGCTGCTAAGTTCGCCTCGCTGATGCCAGAAGAAATTTTAATCACAAATTCGACTTGGCACTATACCGGCGGCGGTTGTTGTTAAATTTAGGACTTACAAGCACAGGATTTACGCACTTTCGACCTCAAACCTCGATCCCCCCTAGCCCCCCTTAAAAAGGGGGAGACTTGAAAGCCCCCCTTAAAAAGGGGGGTTGGGGGGATCTCTGCGTAAGTCCTGAAGCAGTAGGGTGGGCATTGCCCACCTAAGTCTGGTGCTTGGTTAGGATATCTGAAGAGATGTTTCAAAAAAAACTTGATGGTAAACCTACCTATTTTAGCACCTGCTGACATTGCTTCTGGCTTTCATGCCTTATCTGACCCCCTGCGGATTCAGGTTTTAGAACTGCTGCGCCAACAAGAGTTATGCGTCTGCGAACTCTGCGAACAATTGGGGGTCACTCAGTCTAAACTTTCCTTTCACCTCAAAACTCTCAAGGAAGCGGGCTTAGTTCGATCGCGCCAAGAAGGACGCTGGATTTACTACACCCTCAATCTGTCTCAGTTTATCGTTTTGGAGCAGTACCTGGCAGAATACCGTCGCTTCAGTACGATCTTACCCGCGCGCTCCTGCCGGGAGGCGAGCTAACCCATCAACTTTTTTTATATTATTTTCTCGTTTAAGTTCATCCTTGGAACTTTAGAAATCAATTTTTCTTGAAATGATGGTATTATAGCCTTTAACTACTTTATGACGACTTTTGAGCATCCAGCCCGAATTTTGTTTTTGTACGGCTCTTTACGCGATCGCTCCTGCTGGGAAGCCAGTTAACCCATCAACTTTTTTTATATTATTTTAACCTTTAGCTTCATTTGGGGACTTGAGAAATCAAGTTTTTTTGAAATGATGTAGTTATATCCCTATTGATGACCTTGGGGTAACAACGATGAATGCAACAGCAAGAAAGTTGACGCTCAATCTTGGGATTCTGGCTTTAATAGCTAGTACCGCAACGCTACTCAATTCATGCAGTAGCGCCCAATCGGAGCAGTCGCCCATCAAAATCGATCTTTATTAAGTGCTAAAGATGGGCATGAAATCAGTTTCGCGAAAGGCTGTTTTGGACTCAGTTTTCCAGGGGAATAAACAGGAAGCGATCGCCGAAGGAGTTGGCACATTTATCCTGGTTTTTGCTGGCACTGGTGCTGTGATGGTCAACCAAATCAGCGGCGGGGCAGTCACCCATCTTGGCATCAGCTTCGTATTTGGGGCAGTCGTTGCTGCTTTGATTTACGCCACAGGACATATCAGCGGCGCACACTTTAATCCAGCAGTAACGTTGGCTTTTTGGGCGAGTGGTTTTTTCCCCAGACGGAAAGTGCTGCCATATATTTTGGCACAGTTAGTTGGAGCGATCGCCGCCTCAGCTTTACTGCTAATTGCCTTGGGATCTGTAGCGAATCTTGGTGCCACTTTACCGCTCAAAGGCAACTGGCTGCAATCCCTAGTACTGGAAACCGTTCTCACATTTATCTTAATGTTTGTAATCTTGGGGTCTGGTTTAGATAGGCGATCGCCCATCGGCTTTGCCGGTTTGGCAATTGGATTAACCGTTGGTTTAGAAGCCGCATTCATGGGGCCAATAACCGGAGCCAGTATGAACCCAGCGCGGACGTTCGGCCCAGCTTTGGTGGGAGGAATTTGGCAGCACCATTGGGTTTATTGGGTTGCACCCATTTTAGGAGCGCAGTTGGCAGTGCTGGTTTACCGACAATTATCAAACGGATTTCGCGATTTCAAATAAAAAGTTTGAATTGTAAACACACAAATCTAGATAACAAAGGAAATTGATTATGTCAATAAAAAAAGTAATGTTCGTTTGCAAGAAAAACTCCTGCCGTTCGCAGATGGCAGAGGGATTTGCTCGCACTCTCGGAGAAGGTAAGATATCTGTTACCAGTTCGGGATTAGAGGCGAGTCAGGTTCATCCCACAGCTGTTCAAGTTATGTCGGAAATTGGCATTGATATCACAGATCAAAAATCTAAGCCTTTGAGTGATTTTAAAGCTGAAGACTACGATATAGTCATCTCTTTGTGCGGCTGTGGAGTTAATTTGCCAGAAGATTGGGTACTGCGAGAAGTTTTTCAAGATTGGCAGTTGGACGATCCAGATGGGCAACCAATAGAAGTTTTTCACAGGGTGCGAGATGAAGTTAAAGAACGGGTAGCAAAACTGGTTGAATCTGTCACTTAGTACTGGAGTTTAGACTAACGGGTCTTTCGGAATTATGATGCTCATGTTTACTGTAAACATTTTTGTAGGGGCACGGCATCATAAATATCTTGGTCATACAAAGGTTTTAATTATGCCGTGCCCCTACAGCATATTTGACCCAAAAAAACCCAATTTCTTAGCAACTCTAAATTCGGCTAAACGTTTTTCATATTTTTGGTTGATTTGCAAAGTAAAATCAGCTAATTCCTTCATTTTATGCTCGGTAATTTTAGCCAGTTCGAGCAGTTCTGTCATTTTGGCTAATTCGCCCTCGCTCATAGATGGTTGTGTCACACTCATATCTCCAAACGAGTTTTAAGTTGATTAGCATTCATTTTAGCTTCTAATACCTTTCCTAGAATCAGTTCCAAATCTTCACCAGCATCTTGAAGAAGCCTCAGTTCCCAACAAGTCCCGGACTTACTCCAGTCCATCTTTGTCGCCGAACTTCTCACCCCCAGCCAATGCCTGTGGCTTTGCTAGTCAGCAGTCAGTAGCTACCCCAGGCAGATCGTGGGGTCAGTTATAATTGAGAGCAAACTACCGATCGGCAACTACCAACCACTACTAGCGATCGCCCACCGTAATGACAAAACTAGAAAACAGAGTAATTGATGGTGTTTCAACTTCGTCTGTGACACCCTTTAAAAAAAAGCTGGGCTCGCGATTAACTAAAAGCCAAATATCTGTTTTACAAATCAATCTGGGCAAACGCTGCAATCTTGCCTGCACACATTGCCATGTGGAAGCTGGGCCAAAACGCACTGAAGAACTGTCCCCAGAAATTTGCCACCAACTAATTGAAGTAATCTATAAATTTCCCCAAATCAAGATTGTTGACCTCACTGGCGGCGCACCGGAAATGCTTTATGGCTTTAAGCCGATAGTAGAAGCAGCGCGTCATGCCGATAAACAAGTAATTGTGCGGTCTAACCTTACCATTTATTTTGAGGAAGGGTTTCAGGATATTCCCGAATATTGTGCCAAACATCAACTTAAAATCGTTGCTTCCCTACCCTGCTACCTGCAAGATAATGTCGATAAAATGCGCGGTACAGGTGTTTACGATCGCTCGATTCTAGCTCTCCAGTGGCTGAACAAGCTGGGCTACGGTCAAAAAGCGAATTTAATCCTTGACTTGGTATACAATCCCCAAATTCCCAAAACAGAACAATTCTCGCTAACTGCCAATCAAATTCAACTTGAGCAGGATTATAAGAAGTTTTTGAAGGAACATTTTGATATTTGTTTTAATAACTTATTCACTATTACTAATCTACCGATCGGGCGGACAAAGCTGCATTTA encodes:
- a CDS encoding ArsR/SmtB family transcription factor, whose translation is MVNLPILAPADIASGFHALSDPLRIQVLELLRQQELCVCELCEQLGVTQSKLSFHLKTLKEAGLVRSRQEGRWIYYTLNLSQFIVLEQYLAEYRRFSTILPARSCREAS
- the arsC gene encoding arsenate reductase, glutathione/glutaredoxin type, whose protein sequence is MKKVMFVCKKNSCRSQMAEGFARTLGEGKISVTSSGLEASQVHPTAVQVMSEIGIDITDQKSKPLSDFKAEDYDIVISLCGCGVNLPEDWVLREVFQDWQLDDPDGQPIEVFHRVRDEVKERVAKLVESVT
- the arsM gene encoding arsenosugar biosynthesis arsenite methyltransferase ArsM, which gives rise to MSYLETAAEFYSEVAQTPQIGLCCVQSSPLQLPGLKIPSQMQEMNYGCGTTVHPTELAGEPTVLYVGVGGGLEALQFAYFSRRPSGIIAVDPVAAMREAAACNLAIASEKNLWFDRSFVEIREGDAFALPVPDASVDVVAQNCLFNIFEPADLAKALQEAFRVLKPGGRLLMSDPIATRPIPEHLRKDDRLRAMCLSGALTYQEYIQHLVDVGFGQVEIRARRPYRLLDCQNYHLEAPLLLESLDCVSFKVLMPEDGPCIFTGKTAIYAGTEEFFDDSAGHILQRGIPAAVCDKTAAKFASLMPEEILITNSTWHYTGGGCC
- the arsS gene encoding arsenosugar biosynthesis radical SAM (seleno)protein ArsS (Some members of this family are selenoproteins.) encodes the protein MTKLENRVIDGVSTSSVTPFKKKLGSRLTKSQISVLQINLGKRCNLACTHCHVEAGPKRTEELSPEICHQLIEVIYKFPQIKIVDLTGGAPEMLYGFKPIVEAARHADKQVIVRSNLTIYFEEGFQDIPEYCAKHQLKIVASLPCYLQDNVDKMRGTGVYDRSILALQWLNKLGYGQKANLILDLVYNPQIPKTEQFSLTANQIQLEQDYKKFLKEHFDICFNNLFTITNLPIGRTKLHLQRQKLNTPYLKFLESNFNSSTIEHLMCRNELSIDYLGNVYDCDFNQMENLPAKLKGDETLTVGKLLEAGSLDLIDEVQTAPYCYGCTAGSGSSCGGALL
- a CDS encoding MIP/aquaporin family protein, whose translation is MKSVSRKAVLDSVFQGNKQEAIAEGVGTFILVFAGTGAVMVNQISGGAVTHLGISFVFGAVVAALIYATGHISGAHFNPAVTLAFWASGFFPRRKVLPYILAQLVGAIAASALLLIALGSVANLGATLPLKGNWLQSLVLETVLTFILMFVILGSGLDRRSPIGFAGLAIGLTVGLEAAFMGPITGASMNPARTFGPALVGGIWQHHWVYWVAPILGAQLAVLVYRQLSNGFRDFK
- a CDS encoding DUF5009 domain-containing protein; its protein translation is MLIFAANQKRAYALDALRGFAVLAMILSGTIAYRILPAWMYHAQEPPPTHTYNPNLPGLTWVDLVFPLFLFSMGAAIPLALSRRLAKKVSYPELILHILKRGFFLATFAIVLQHLRPTIISQDPTPEKWWIALWGFLILFFMFVRLPDSLPKWHRTAIPIIAWISAIVLLSQLRYRDGGGFSLDRSDIILIVLANTAVFSSLIWLFTKFNLRLRLGVLGLLLALRLSATVSGSWIAQLWSASPVPWLFQFAYLSYLFVVIPGTIAGDLILSWIQNTTPAEVGGSARIIEQQELSITPPLQWEINRFYTIIVLILANCSVLLIGLQGRWVWQTTLLSAVLCWAGWFLFTKPTNETEYLIKMLYNWGVYWLGVGLLFEPFQGGIKKDPSTLSYYFVTTGMAFFILILFTIIIDVLNQRKWVQLLIDNGQNPMIAYVGFANLVWPILVLTGVDAWVIQNTKTQLLGFFKGIVYTLLVACIVSLFTRLKLFWRT